A section of the Veillonella criceti genome encodes:
- a CDS encoding dicarboxylate/amino acid:cation symporter has product MNSLRKMSLATWIMIGLLAGIAVGAIAPDIGKALKPLGDIFIRMIKMIVVPLIFSCLVMGIAGTGDFKKLGKLGGKSIIWFEFATTLALIVGLVAVNVLQPRAGVDLSSGGNNEAVTKAASSKGLDHVAMLVNIVPTNIIDAMGRGDMLQIIFFSCLFAIACASVGHEGKQIIDLARDLAHVMFKVTHYVMYISPIGIFGAIAYTVGTFGITMLLPLVKLILCLYVAIVVFLLLVLSVGSLLIKTNLFPLIKVLKEPLVLAFSTAASEAALPIAMEKLEKLGLPKRIVSFVLPLGYTFNLDGSTLYSCVAVVFLAQVYDINFPIEMQLLMLLTLMLSTKGIAGVPGASLIVIAGTAAAFGLPVEGIAILLGIDRVLDMARTFCNVTGNCIAAAVVSRWEKEVSADELEHNYERSILSEENL; this is encoded by the coding sequence ATGAACAGTTTGAGAAAGATGAGTTTAGCAACATGGATTATGATTGGTTTACTGGCTGGGATTGCTGTAGGAGCTATAGCACCTGATATAGGTAAAGCCTTAAAACCTTTAGGTGATATTTTCATCCGTATGATTAAAATGATTGTAGTGCCTTTGATTTTCAGTTGTTTAGTCATGGGAATCGCTGGTACTGGTGATTTTAAGAAATTAGGAAAATTAGGTGGTAAATCGATTATCTGGTTTGAATTTGCCACTACCTTAGCTTTGATAGTAGGATTAGTAGCAGTTAATGTATTACAACCAAGGGCGGGCGTTGATTTATCGTCCGGTGGCAATAATGAAGCCGTTACAAAGGCGGCTAGTAGTAAAGGGTTGGATCATGTGGCTATGTTAGTCAACATCGTGCCAACAAATATTATTGATGCCATGGGGCGCGGTGATATGTTACAAATTATATTTTTTAGTTGTCTATTTGCTATTGCCTGCGCGAGTGTTGGCCATGAAGGGAAACAGATTATTGATTTAGCCCGCGATTTGGCCCATGTTATGTTTAAAGTTACTCATTATGTGATGTATATTTCGCCAATCGGTATATTTGGTGCTATTGCTTATACAGTAGGAACCTTTGGCATTACTATGCTTTTACCGCTAGTAAAATTAATTCTTTGCCTATATGTAGCTATTGTCGTTTTTCTATTACTTGTTTTGTCAGTGGGTTCCCTGTTAATAAAAACTAATTTATTTCCTTTAATTAAAGTATTGAAAGAGCCATTGGTACTAGCTTTTTCGACGGCAGCTAGTGAAGCGGCCTTGCCAATTGCAATGGAAAAGCTTGAAAAACTGGGGCTACCAAAACGAATTGTCAGTTTTGTATTACCTTTAGGTTATACATTTAATTTAGATGGTTCAACGTTATATAGTTGTGTGGCTGTTGTATTTTTAGCGCAAGTTTATGATATTAATTTTCCAATTGAAATGCAGTTACTTATGTTATTAACGTTAATGTTATCGACTAAAGGGATTGCTGGTGTGCCAGGGGCTTCCTTGATAGTAATTGCTGGGACGGCGGCTGCTTTTGGTTTACCCGTAGAAGGCATTGCTATTTTATTAGGCATAGATCGTGTGCTTGATATGGCACGTACATTTTGTAATGTAACAGGGAATTGCATTGCGGCCGCTGTTGTTTCACGGTGGGAAAAAGAAGTATCTGCTGACGAATTAGAACATAATTATGAACGCTCTATATTGAGTGAAGAAAATTTATAG
- a CDS encoding dicarboxylate/amino acid:cation symporter, with the protein MQILKKLSLASWIIIGLVAGVIVGGVAPEVGKAMKPLGDVFIRMIKMIVVPLIFSSLVMGIAGTGDFKKLGRLGGKAILWFEFATTLALIVGLFAVNVMEPGVGVALTQNGASEVVTKVASAHGVDHVEMLVNIVPTNIVDAMGRGDMLQIIFFSCLFAIAAASTGKDGRQIIDLSKDLAHIMFKVTHYIMYVSPVGIFGAIAYTVGEFGLGMLLPLLKLVLCLYVALILFLVIAISIASFLTKTNLFPLLKVLKEPLVLAFSTAASEAALPIAMEKLERAGLPKHIVSFVLPLGYTFNLDGSTLYSALAVVFISQVYGIPFPLELQLLMLITLMLSTKGIAAVPGASLIVIAGTAAAFGLPVEGIAIILGVDRILDMARTFCNVTGNCVAAAVVARWENEISPEELTRRMKEPFTEEEIEALEFEAK; encoded by the coding sequence ATGCAAATTCTAAAAAAATTAAGTCTCGCATCATGGATTATCATTGGCTTAGTGGCTGGGGTTATCGTTGGTGGTGTAGCACCTGAAGTGGGGAAAGCTATGAAACCATTAGGTGATGTATTTATTCGAATGATTAAAATGATTGTAGTGCCACTTATTTTTAGCTCCTTAGTTATGGGGATTGCCGGTACAGGTGACTTTAAAAAATTAGGTCGTTTAGGCGGTAAGGCGATTCTTTGGTTTGAATTTGCCACAACTTTAGCGTTGATCGTAGGTCTATTTGCCGTTAACGTTATGGAGCCTGGTGTAGGGGTTGCACTTACTCAAAATGGTGCTTCTGAAGTAGTCACTAAAGTAGCGTCGGCTCATGGTGTTGATCATGTTGAAATGCTGGTTAATATTGTGCCAACTAATATTGTGGATGCGATGGGGCGCGGCGATATGTTGCAAATCATTTTCTTTAGTTGCTTGTTTGCTATTGCAGCGGCGAGTACAGGAAAAGATGGTCGTCAAATCATTGATTTGTCTAAAGATTTAGCCCATATTATGTTTAAAGTAACACATTATATTATGTATGTGTCGCCAGTAGGTATTTTTGGTGCTATTGCATATACGGTAGGTGAATTTGGTCTAGGCATGTTGTTACCACTTTTGAAACTTGTTTTGTGTCTCTATGTAGCGTTGATATTATTCTTAGTTATTGCTATTTCTATTGCTTCATTCTTGACAAAAACGAACTTATTCCCTCTTTTAAAAGTGCTAAAAGAGCCATTGGTATTAGCGTTCTCTACTGCAGCTAGTGAAGCGGCCTTGCCGATTGCTATGGAAAAGCTAGAACGGGCTGGTTTGCCAAAACATATTGTAAGTTTTGTATTGCCTTTAGGTTATACGTTTAATTTAGATGGTTCTACTTTATATAGTGCCTTAGCAGTGGTATTTATTTCACAAGTATATGGCATTCCATTTCCTTTAGAATTGCAATTATTAATGTTAATTACATTAATGTTATCCACTAAGGGGATTGCAGCCGTACCAGGAGCATCTTTAATAGTGATTGCTGGTACAGCCGCTGCCTTTGGTTTACCTGTAGAAGGGATTGCGATTATTTTAGGCGTTGACCGAATCTTAGATATGGCTCGTACCTTCTGTAATGTGACTGGGAACTGTGTAGCGGCTGCTGTTGTAGCACGCTGGGAAAATGAAATTTCACCAGAAGAATTAACAAGAAGGATGAAAGAACCCTTTACCGAAGAAGAGATTGAAGCTTTAGAATTTGAAGCTAAATAA
- a CDS encoding formate dehydrogenase accessory sulfurtransferase FdhD, giving the protein MYSLSATNHYECLAYHKDKGSTKEQLHISQEVAYKLYIENRLISTLIASPHDFRDLIIGYCLMEGHIEQATDIATIFMNSETHRIDVTLTHDIQYFHDALPTSRPAKNNTFTVTADEICSYGGLLDSITKAHHTSHGVHEGALVQDGKVIAYAEDVGRHNVLDRLLGIIVTQNIDTSDKILIFSGRVPQSVIKKVHRIGVPVMCSRAMPTALGIVLAEKYNITLCNVLRPDSFKCLTHSERILDL; this is encoded by the coding sequence ATGTATTCACTATCTGCTACCAATCACTACGAATGTTTAGCCTATCACAAAGACAAAGGTTCTACTAAAGAGCAGCTCCATATTTCTCAAGAAGTCGCCTATAAGCTATATATAGAAAACCGTCTAATTTCTACATTAATAGCCTCCCCCCATGATTTTCGCGATTTAATTATCGGTTATTGTCTTATGGAAGGTCATATAGAACAAGCAACCGATATTGCGACTATTTTTATGAATAGTGAAACGCACCGCATTGATGTTACTTTAACTCACGATATTCAATACTTTCATGATGCCCTACCAACCTCACGACCTGCAAAAAACAATACATTTACAGTAACTGCTGATGAAATTTGTAGCTATGGGGGTTTGTTGGATTCCATTACTAAAGCACATCACACCTCTCACGGAGTTCACGAAGGCGCCTTAGTACAAGATGGTAAAGTCATCGCTTATGCAGAAGACGTAGGCCGCCATAATGTGCTCGATCGATTATTAGGCATCATTGTTACTCAAAATATAGATACTTCTGACAAAATCCTAATTTTTAGTGGGCGTGTACCACAATCAGTCATAAAAAAAGTCCATCGTATTGGGGTTCCTGTCATGTGTTCGCGTGCTATGCCAACCGCCTTGGGTATTGTTCTAGCTGAAAAATACAACATTACGTTATGTAATGTATTGCGCCCTGATTCCTTTAAATGCCTAACACACAGCGAACGTATCCTTGATTTATAG
- a CDS encoding molybdopterin molybdotransferase MoeA: protein MEQKYIMDAITVEASQQQWHTELVKRAKQSVEAIPLSQALGRVLAEDLTAQSDMPPFRKSPYDGFVIPYQSQVNRFKVIGLIGAGEVFDGPVAQGEAVRIMTGAPIPDDCDTMIMQERCDFDGEYITVRGEIKQGDNIVPQGEECSTGEVVIKAGTVLDSGVIAVAVGLGYATVPVYTTLKILVLTSGREIIPVGEPLTAGKIYNSNLFMLTNLLAEHGFQDIMTYHVSDAPELLDREIAKVQELSQQADIIISTGGVSVGLFDSMPAIYKAIGAHTLYNRVLMRPGAASYGGLITRKSGEYTLCFGLSGNPTAAYNGFHLLVLPILRFCQGYANTELMSVTLPLGAAIHKKNPFDRYVQGVITYTAQGAVFIPNRVFTSSALLGLAQANGLAKLEQGKHSYEIGDRIPVLLLKNHN from the coding sequence ATGGAGCAGAAATATATTATGGATGCAATTACAGTAGAAGCAAGTCAACAACAATGGCATACGGAACTAGTAAAGCGAGCAAAGCAGTCCGTTGAAGCTATACCACTGTCTCAAGCGTTAGGTCGTGTATTAGCCGAGGACTTAACCGCTCAAAGTGATATGCCACCATTTAGAAAATCACCTTATGATGGTTTTGTCATTCCGTATCAATCACAAGTAAATCGGTTTAAAGTGATTGGTTTGATTGGGGCTGGCGAAGTTTTTGACGGGCCAGTAGCTCAGGGGGAAGCCGTTCGGATTATGACGGGGGCTCCGATTCCTGATGATTGTGATACCATGATTATGCAGGAACGCTGTGATTTTGATGGCGAATATATTACGGTTCGTGGTGAAATTAAGCAAGGTGATAATATTGTGCCACAAGGGGAAGAGTGCAGTACCGGTGAAGTAGTTATAAAAGCAGGTACTGTGTTGGATTCAGGTGTAATTGCAGTCGCTGTTGGTTTAGGGTATGCTACGGTACCTGTATATACGACGTTAAAAATTCTTGTACTGACCTCAGGCCGTGAGATTATACCGGTAGGTGAACCATTAACGGCGGGTAAAATTTATAATTCTAATTTGTTTATGTTAACGAATCTATTAGCAGAGCATGGATTTCAGGATATAATGACTTATCATGTAAGTGATGCACCAGAGTTATTAGACCGTGAAATTGCTAAAGTTCAAGAGTTAAGTCAGCAGGCTGATATTATTATTAGTACTGGTGGTGTTTCCGTAGGCTTATTTGATTCTATGCCGGCCATTTATAAAGCAATCGGGGCACATACCCTGTATAACCGCGTATTAATGCGTCCTGGTGCCGCTTCATATGGTGGGCTTATCACGCGCAAGTCTGGTGAGTATACACTTTGTTTTGGTTTATCAGGGAATCCGACGGCGGCCTATAACGGTTTTCATTTGTTAGTATTGCCCATATTACGTTTTTGTCAAGGTTATGCTAATACCGAATTAATGAGCGTAACATTGCCATTAGGAGCGGCTATTCATAAAAAAAATCCGTTTGATCGTTATGTACAAGGTGTTATTACCTATACGGCACAAGGTGCTGTATTTATACCAAATCGAGTGTTTACTTCCAGTGCTTTACTGGGGTTAGCTCAGGCCAATGGATTAGCCAAATTAGAACAGGGAAAACATAGCTATGAAATTGGCGATAGAATACCTGTATTGCTACTTAAAAATCATAATTAG
- a CDS encoding 4Fe-4S dicluster domain-containing protein, whose amino-acid sequence MNQFVFCDVSLCIGCGMCERQCIMAHHGLAMTDVKLDNPLQRARCKAYRQPELKVAVHCRHCENAPCMAACPVKAISKRNDNMIFVDEDMCIGCRECVLACPFGAVRMAPLEDGRTVATKCDLCIDTEKGTPACITGCPKKALTLVTDETMKDLLTHKRETFA is encoded by the coding sequence ATGAATCAATTTGTATTTTGCGATGTAAGTCTATGTATTGGTTGTGGTATGTGTGAACGACAGTGCATTATGGCACATCATGGATTAGCTATGACAGACGTTAAGTTAGATAATCCCTTACAACGAGCTCGTTGTAAGGCCTATCGTCAACCAGAACTTAAAGTAGCCGTTCATTGCCGACATTGCGAAAATGCACCTTGTATGGCGGCTTGTCCAGTAAAGGCCATTTCTAAACGCAATGACAATATGATTTTTGTAGACGAAGATATGTGTATTGGTTGTCGTGAATGTGTATTGGCGTGTCCTTTTGGTGCTGTTCGTATGGCTCCTTTGGAGGATGGACGGACAGTAGCAACAAAATGTGACCTATGCATTGATACAGAAAAGGGGACCCCAGCCTGTATTACAGGGTGCCCTAAAAAAGCACTGACTTTGGTGACTGATGAGACGATGAAAGATCTGTTAACGCATAAGCGGGAAACATTTGCGTAA
- a CDS encoding 4Fe-4S dicluster domain-containing protein, translating into MNRFVKGNPLLCIGCRTCMVACVVAHRGNGIFTTDPDSEDFFPRIHVVKTKTKTMTVQCHHCENAPCVTVCPVGALEKGSNSIVLHEERCIGCQQCTMACPFGAIQMKRVSESQGARVVANKCDLCVHTEEGAPACVSHCPTEALTYYVEDSITDIANQKNLQTARKAWAAKEGQV; encoded by the coding sequence ATGAATCGTTTTGTAAAAGGAAATCCTTTACTTTGTATTGGTTGTCGTACGTGTATGGTGGCTTGTGTAGTAGCACATCGTGGTAATGGTATTTTTACTACCGATCCAGATAGTGAAGATTTTTTTCCACGCATTCATGTGGTAAAAACTAAGACTAAAACTATGACGGTACAATGTCATCATTGTGAAAATGCGCCCTGTGTTACTGTTTGTCCAGTAGGTGCTCTTGAAAAAGGAAGCAATAGCATTGTACTTCACGAAGAACGTTGTATTGGTTGTCAACAATGTACAATGGCTTGTCCATTTGGGGCGATTCAAATGAAACGAGTGTCAGAATCACAAGGAGCAAGGGTTGTTGCTAATAAATGTGATCTTTGTGTCCATACTGAGGAAGGGGCCCCTGCCTGTGTTTCACATTGCCCAACAGAAGCGTTAACTTATTATGTGGAAGATAGTATTACTGATATTGCTAATCAGAAAAACCTCCAAACTGCGAGAAAAGCATGGGCTGCAAAGGAGGGACAAGTATGA